From Pagrus major chromosome 6, Pma_NU_1.0, one genomic window encodes:
- the LOC140997671 gene encoding immunoglobulin-like and fibronectin type III domain-containing protein 1: MSSLTTQEPKASVAIKKRSRVPGVMITQYVEQLPPGKSTPDFTRKPMNVTVQNGKKGFFKAIVNGEPAPTVTWERNKGDVTDPGKYKTRYDERSHEHILEIICAKPEEADTYRCFATNEYGKAVCTAALNVMGGVKKKSPEADQAPQDFRAMLKKTVIVTRKKQLPPKKEGEIDPKLWELLLSARKKDYEKICFDFGVTDFRWMLKRLSQMKKEREDEQAKVVEALENVKQIEVTPSGKAEFSMDMTLWDPNSTINLYKDGTMVPYGDDENSKHSLKKMGTKYVFSIKDPQPEDAGFYQVDVEEANVLTTDFQVPDVEFAAKIKDLKVVESEDAIFQCVLSKPLNRITWSKQDSSLEHGDKYEITVSEDKLIHTLRVKDCEIADNGAYYAIAGIKSSKASLTVKADPNARKRRKGTQTGDQDNLSKLQKEKDDLDAARRAKAERDAADAAAKAALGDGGDGKDGRDRRDGSGDGSGSGDGSGDGSGDGSGDGSGDGSGGKTDGDEGDGDGKDKNLLTDGDDGNKDGDAGDKKKKRSRTGPLVPDTVTDRGVQFVSGLSDTLANVGERAELSCKLSNEASEGRWYKNGKLLTNEDGVTIIKDGACHRLIIDCCNKDDAAVYRFEAEGRKSEATLNIQDPPKIDADALGKFTKPVIIKAGENAEWKLPFSGGGPINIQWYKDDDELLPALNVKIETSATESKLRLTKCQRKDSGEVKIKIKNEFGTTEASSKLIVLDKPTPPQGPVDIMESAVTSVEFKWKPPKDSGGCPVTNYIIDRQQVGRNKWSNLGEIPGGNPSYKDSDVDPGRRYCYRIRAKNSEGISDYLQTEDISAGVLRYPGAPTPPKVVSAFKDCINLAWSPPCDTGGTKIVGYKLEKKKKGTNYWSLVNQSGPITDTKYAVKDVFEGAAYEFRVSAINLSGAGDPSIPCDTVIARDPMKPPGKVTDLKLTSSNYTTFSLAWTKPKEMKGVEDEAQGYFVEIRPIESLEWTRCNAIPITLTSYTVLGLKAMATYWVRVIATNYGGDGEPQGFDNYIIAMPPPVKPKFKDRNMKTFVVVKCGNTVRLNINFEASPLPEISWLKDGMPVPKHVTITNSDKGSQLLIPTSEWSDTGIFTITVKNIVGQESFNVEIRVTDDPKPPGPVELDQNIPGTVTLSWTSSPDEKRDDRLHYMVSKRDSFKRTWRIVADNLFNNKFTVVNILPGREYDFRVFAKNDMGLSPPSLSPVFQTKKEKEKFKINMPESKSLDFQSPPSFILPLRRRTAPQGYECCMTCAVKGDPAPRVTWYRNNISLNTNINYHITNVCGVCSMLILRVGPKDNGEYKVVIENKLGTTESSMMLNIRE, from the exons ATGAGTTCACTAACAACCCAGGAACCAAAAGCCTCAG TGGCTATCAAGAAAAGATCCAGAGTTCCTGGGGTTATGATCACTCAGTATGTCGAGCAACTCCCTCCTGGAAAGTCAACGCCTGACTTCACTCGGAAGCCAATGAATGTGACCGTTCAGAATG gaaaaaaagggtttttcaaaGCTATAGTGAATGGAGAGCCAGCACCAACTGTAACATGGGAGCGTAATAAGGGTGACGTCACAGACCCAGGAAAATACAAAACCAGATATGATGAAAGATCTCACGAGCACATTCTTGAG ATAATCTGTGCAAAACCAGAGGAAGCTGACACCTACAGGTGCTTTGCCACCAATGAGTATGGAAAGGCTGTCTGCACCGCAGCTCTCAATGTTATGGGAG GTGTGAAGAAGAAAAGCCCAG AAGCTGATCAAGCACCACAGGATTTCAGAGCAATGCTTAAGAAAAC AGTTATtgtcaccagaaaaaaacaactcccaccaaaaaaagaaggagaaattGATCCTAAGCTCTGGGAACTGCTTCTCAGTGCACGAAAGAAGGACTATGAAAAAATCTGCTTTGACTTTGGTGTTACTGACTTTCGCTGGATGCTGAAGAGACTCAGCCAGatgaaaaaggaaagagaggatgAGCAGGCTAAG GTTGTAGAGGCACtggaaaatgtgaaacaaatagAAGTAACACCCTCTGGGAAAGCTGAATTTAGCATGGACATGACACTATGGGATCCCAACAGTACAATTAATTTATACAAG GATGGGACAATGGTTCCATATGGTGATGATGAAAATTCAAAGCATAGCCTGAAGAAAATGGGGACAAAGTATGTTTTCAGCATCAAAGACCCTCAGCCAGAAGATGCTGGATTTTACCAGGTTGATGTTGAGGAAGCTAACGTCCTCACAACTGACTTTCAAG TGCCTGATGTGGAGTTTGCAGCCAAGATCAAGGATTTGAAGGTCGTTGAAAGTGAGGATGCCATTTTTCAGTGCGTCTTGTCAAAACCCCTCAACAGAATTACCTGGTCAAAACAGGATTCGTCACTTGAACATGGGGACAAATATGAGATCACTGTCTCAGAGGACAAACTAATTCACACATTGAGGGTTAAAGACTGTGAAATAGCAGATAATGGAGCATATTATGCCATCGCTGGGATTAAGTCGAGCAAAGCCTCTCTCACAGTGAAAG CTGATCCAAATGCTCGTAAAAGGCGTAAGGGCACTCAAACAGGGGATCAAGATAACCTGAGTAAActacaaaaagagaaagacgaCTTGGATGCAGCCAGACGAGCAAAGGCTGAAAGGGACgctgcagatgcagcagctaAGGCTGCTCTGGGGGATGGTGGGGATGGGAAAGATGGAAGGGACAGAAGAGATGGTTCTGGAgatggttctggttctggtgaTGGTTCTGGGGATGGGTCTGGGGATGGGTCTGGCGATGGGTCTGGCGATGGGTCTGGTGGTAAGACTGATGGAGATGAGGGTGATGGAGACGGCAAAGATAAGAACCTCCTGACAGATGGAGATGATGGAAATAAAGACGGTGATGCAGGTgataagaaaaagaagagatcACGAACCGGGCCTTTGGTTCCTGACACTGTTACAG ATCGGGGTGTCCAGTTTGTCAGTGGGCTGTCAGACACTCTTGCTAATGTTGGTGAACGGGCAGAGCTGTCTTGCAAACTAAGCAATGAAGCCTCTGAGGGACGTTGGTATAAAAATGGGAAGTTG CTAACCAATGAGGATGGGGTAACAATTATCAAAGATGGAGCCTGTCATAGGTTGATAATTGATTGCTGTAATAAAGATGATGCAGCTGTGTACCGCTTCGAAGCTGAGGGCCGTAAATCAGAAGCAACGCTTAATATACAAG ACCCACCCAAAATCGATGCTGACGCCCTGGGAAAGTTCACAAAGCCAGTCATTATAAAAGCAGGTGAAAATGCAGAATGGAAGCTGCCGTTCTCAGGTGGGGGACCGATAAATATACAATGGTACAAGGATGATGACGAGCTTTTGCCTGCTCTCAATGTGAAGATTGAAACATCAGCTACTGAGAGTAAACTCCGCTTAACTAAGTGCCAGAGGAAAGATAGCGGAGAggtcaaaatcaaaatcaaaaatgaattcGGCACAACAGAGGCATCTTCCAAACTTATTGTACTGG ACAAGCCCACACCACCACAGGGACCTGTAGACATTATGGAAAGTGCTGTAACATCTGTTGAGTTCAAATGGAAACCACCAAAAGATAGTGGTGGATGCCCCGTCACAAACTATATCATAGACCGACAACAAGTAGGGCGCAATAAATGGTCAAATCTCGGTGAGATCCCTGGTGGCAACCCAAGTTACAAAGATTCAGATGTGGACCCTGGGAGGAGATACTGCTACCGGATCAGAGCCAAGAACTCAGAGGGCATCAGTGACTACCTGCAGACAGAGGACATATCAGCTGGTGTATTGC GTTATCCTGGAGCCCCAACACCACCTAAAGTGGTCAGTGCCTTTAAAGACTGCATCAATCTGGCATGGTCTCCTCCATGTGACACTGGAGGTACCAAAATAGTGGGATACAaattggaaaagaaaaagaaggggaCAAATTACTGGAGCCTTGTAAACCAAAGTGGGCCTATCACAG ATACAAAGTATGCAGTGAAGGATGTTTTTGAAGGAGCGGCTTACGAATTTAGAGTGTCTGCCATCAACCTGTCTGGTGCTGGAGATCCTAGTATTCCATGTGACACAGTAATTGCAAGAGATCCGATGA AACCCCCAGGCAAAGTCACAGACCTGAAGTTAACATCCTCCAATTACACCACATTTTCACTGGCTTGGACTAAACCTAAAGAAATGAAAGGGGTAGAGGACGAAGCCCAAGGGTACTTTGTGGAGATCAGACCAATAGAAAGCCTTGAATGGACCCGCTGTAATGCCATCCCAATTACTCTAACTTCCTACACCGTGCTTGGCTTGAAGGCGATGGCCACCTACTGGGTGAGAGTAATTGCCACCAATTATGGAGGTGACGGAGAACCTCAGGGCTTTGACAATTACATCATTGCCATGCCTCCTCCTG TAAAGCCAAAGTTTAAAGATCGCAATATGAAGACCTTTGTGGTGGTAAAATGTGGAAACACAGTCCGCCTGAACATCAACTTTGAG GCCTCCCCACTGCCAGAGATCTCTTGGCTAAAAGATGGCATGCCAGTGCCCAAACATGTAACAATTACCAACTCTGATAAAGGCTCTCAACTGTTAATCCCCACATCTGAATGGTCTGACACCGGCATCTTCACCATAACTGTCAAGAACATTGTCGGCCAGGAGAGCTTCAATGTTGAAATCAGAGTCACAG ATGATCCCAAGCCTCCAGGTCCAGTGGAGCTGGATCAGAACATCCCAGGAACAGTGACTCTGTCCTGGACTTCCTCTCCAGATGAGAAGAGGGATGACAGACTACACTACATGGTATCTAAGCGTGACTCCTTCAAACGCACTTGGAGGATAGTGGCAGACAACCTCTTCAACAACAAGTTCACAGTTGTCAACATTTTGCCTGGACGGGAGTATGACTTCAGagtattcgctaaaaatgacATGGGTCTCTCACCACCTTCTCTGTCCCCTGTGTTTCAaaccaaaaaggaaaaag aaaaGTTCAAAATAAACATGCCAGAGTCCAAGTCCTTGGACTTTCAGTCCCCACCTTCATTTATCCTTCCCCTGAGGAGGCGTACAGCTCCACAGGGATATGAGTGCTGCATGACCTGTGCAGTTAAGGGTGATCCAGCTCCACGTGTGACATGGTACCGCAACAATATCagcctgaacacaaacatcaacTACCACATCACCAATGTGTGTGGAGTCTGCTCCATGCTCATACTCAGGGTGGGACCCAAGGACAACGGGGAATACAAAGTCGTCATTGAGAACAAACTGGGAACAACCGAGTCCTCAATGATGCTGAATATCAGAG AGTGA
- the LOC140998702 gene encoding uncharacterized protein, giving the protein MARRKSKKPQQDDTSILLDPSVPQSKRRINSYASSALVVIVIFTVGASVMGWFCAQQQHSLDQLTESFTTMERRITNLQQVMKAQDSQLDNDFNVEERIFALEEAQQQAQERAQVAMATSEKVKNSNGYLQLSALHDEMDTRLAEIKQVSLSVATLQVMFKNQSEEFEAVKESVVAGLSSGSALAENVAGLSRAVASAYAKADEQVASVEALNVMLEGQTSELNEMKESMHLHNVALSTNNQEMAAIKELLEAKQAKRAQALEKMLSSVQMTLDEQFSTSQTLHSSVMAQLQTFHTQLGNAPLSIKAKSNEEGPAEEELVSSTAQNVIEVQEKLEDAEEKTEQQDAEDEPEEEAEEEEEEEQPLEQEVEGDVTDEEEHENIEGEKEIIEEEEEEITEEEEEITLEEQEDEEITGQSEEQEVTGETDEEEIPGETVDDDVLDDSLEEEVTEEDEESWEDVEEESAELKSEVFMDENEEDE; this is encoded by the exons atggcCAGGCGCAAGTCAAAGAAGCCGCAACAAGATGACACCTCCATTTTGTTGGACCCATCGGTACCACAGTCCAAGAGGAGGATAAACTCCTACGCTTCCTCAGCTTTGGTGGTCATTGTTATCTTCACAGTCGGGGCCTCCGTAATGGGGTGGTTTTGTGCACAACAGCAGCACAGCCTCGACCAACTCACAGAGTCGTTCACGACAATGGAGAGGAGGATCACCAACCTCCAGCAGGTGATGAAGGCGCAGGACTCACAG CTTGATAATGATTTCAACGTGGAAGAGAGGATCTTTGCCCTGGAGGAGGCTCAGCAGCAGGCTCAGGAGAGGGCTCAGGTTGCCATGGCCACATCAGAGAAGGTGAAGAACTCCAACGGTTACTTGCAGCTTTCGGCCCTCCACGATGAGATGGACACGCGACTGGCCGAGATAAAGCAGGTCTCCCTGTCCGTCGCAACTCTCCAGGTCATGTTCAAGAACCAGAGTGAGGAGTTTGAAGCCGTGAAGGAGAGCGTAGTGGCCGGTTTGAGCTCCGGCTCAGCGCTGGCTGAAAATGTGGCCGGGCTGAGCCGTGCTGTGGCCAGTGCCTACGCTAAGGCTGATGAGCAGGTTGCATCGGTGGAGGCTCTCAATGTGATGTTGGAGGGACAAACCTCAGAGCTGAATGAGATGAAAGAGTCAATGCACCTTCATAATGTTGCACTTTCTACAAACAACCAGGAGATGGCTGCAATAAA ggaGCTTTTGGAGGCTAAGCAAGCCAAGCGTGCCCAGGCTTTAGAAAAGATGCTCAGTTCAGTGCAGATGACTCTGGATGAGCAGTTTTCCACTTCACAGACCCTCCACAGCAGCGTCATGGCTCAGCTGCAGACTTTTCACACCCAG CTGGGGAATGCTCCTTTGTCAATAAAGGCAAAGTCAAATGAGGAGGGCCCAGCAGAAGAAGAGCTCGTCTCCAGTACAGCACAGAATGTCATTGAGGTGCAGGAGAAGCTAGAAGATGCTGAGGAAAAGACTGAGCAGCAGGATGCTGAAGATGAACcggaagaggaggcagaggaggaggaggaggaggaacagccactagaacaggaagtggagggggATGTTACAGATGAGGAGGAACATGAAAATATAGAGGGTGAAAAAGAAATtatagaagaggaagaggaggaaattacagaagaggaagaagaaattACACTAGAAGAGCAAGAAGACGAGGAAATTACAGGACAAagtgaggagcaggaggttACTGGCGAGACAGACGAAGAGGAGATCCCAGGAGAGACTGTGGACGATGACGTTTTGGACGATTCTTTGGAAGAGGAGGTAACcgaagaagatgaggagagcTGGGAGGATGTAGAGGAAGAGTCAGCTGAATTAAAAAGTGAGGTTTTCATGGACGAAAATGAGGAAGACGAGTAG
- the LOC140998209 gene encoding protein phosphatase 1 regulatory subunit 12B-like isoform X2, producing MSSLLSQDQPRIRKALTDSSPASSTATTRSLRHERLSRLSSSGSSDISNDASTNHAESYFKRRENRLSARKKAEEETANNDYKKMYEKALATNQRLKSRLETSKQELAMIQDQLQRAQKGKPGDCGSNMLETEKKVKAELKMENQRLKDENGALIRVITKLSK from the exons ATGTCATCTCTACTTTCTCAAGATCAGCCGCGTATTAGAAAGGCGCTCACCGACTCCTCTCCAGCTTCATCCACCGCCACCACCAGGAGCCTGAGG CATGAGAGACTGTCTAG ATTGAGCTCGTCTGGGTCCTCTGACATCTCCAACGACGCATCAACAAACCACGCTGAGTCCTACTTCAAACGGAGGGAGAACAGACTGTCTGCAaggaaaaaggcagaggaagagacGGCAAACAATGACTATAAAAAG ATGTATGAGAAGGCACTGGCCACCAATCAAAGGCTCAAGTCCAGGCTGGAAACAAGTAAACAGGAACTTGCCATGATTCAGGACCAACTGCAGAGAGCACAG AAGGGGAAACCAGGAGATTGTGGCTCCAACATGCTCGAGACAGAAAAGAAG GTTAAAGCAGAGCTTAAGATGGAGAACCAGAGACTGAAGGATGAGAACGGAGCTTTAATCCGGGTCATCACCAAACTGTCCAAGTGA
- the LOC140998209 gene encoding protein phosphatase 1 regulatory subunit 12B-like isoform X1 translates to MSSLLSQDQPRIRKALTDSSPASSTATTRSLRHERLSRLSSSGSSDISNDASTNHAESYFKRRENRLSARKKAEEETANNDYKKMYEKALATNQRLKSRLETSKQELAMIQDQLQRAQKGKPGDCGSNMLETEKKESWSLKKRISDMEEQLKVKAELKMENQRLKDENGALIRVITKLSK, encoded by the exons ATGTCATCTCTACTTTCTCAAGATCAGCCGCGTATTAGAAAGGCGCTCACCGACTCCTCTCCAGCTTCATCCACCGCCACCACCAGGAGCCTGAGG CATGAGAGACTGTCTAG ATTGAGCTCGTCTGGGTCCTCTGACATCTCCAACGACGCATCAACAAACCACGCTGAGTCCTACTTCAAACGGAGGGAGAACAGACTGTCTGCAaggaaaaaggcagaggaagagacGGCAAACAATGACTATAAAAAG ATGTATGAGAAGGCACTGGCCACCAATCAAAGGCTCAAGTCCAGGCTGGAAACAAGTAAACAGGAACTTGCCATGATTCAGGACCAACTGCAGAGAGCACAG AAGGGGAAACCAGGAGATTGTGGCTCCAACATGCTCGAGACAGAAAAGAAG GAAAGTTGGAGTCTAAAAAAGAGGATATCAGATATGGAAGAACAGTTGAAG GTTAAAGCAGAGCTTAAGATGGAGAACCAGAGACTGAAGGATGAGAACGGAGCTTTAATCCGGGTCATCACCAAACTGTCCAAGTGA